TCAGATTGGCCCCTGCAAGAGCTGTAAAATGATTGTGGATGTGAGTACATCATTTGTCTACCATTACTATCCCACTAGATTTCCCCCCCACTGCGCTTTATGTAATGTTAGTCGAGATTTGCACCAGATTGGTTGGTTGATTTTTCCAGTTGGACCCTTTCTGAccctttaaaggagcatttcactcgtacaaacattaatctttattgaaagtgtgtcatatttgtagtcaaaatgtaacatacatttcgaatttggtgcctttTTTACctagaaaaggggtgtttgtagtctcaccccctcaacaaagatattggacttgctgctttcaatgatgcaaaattatgatttttacatcattgaaagaaggaagtgcaacactgaaaactgtatttctcctgtctcaggggaaactgaggaaatgatgcacgaccattcaaaaacatttctggagttctaactatacaaatgggtgaagtgtccatTTAAACTAATGAGGCAAATTTATGCTACTGTACCTTTAAGGCTCTTGTTAAAGGGCTAGTTCGCCGAAAACGATACGCAGGATACGCATAGCTACGGACAGCCTATGGCGTAAAACGTGCGCACGACTACAAATTACACTTTAAGGTCTTGAATTGAGTAGCAGTGCCTATTTTGGGGATGTGGATTTTGTGGTCTGATCCAGAGTTGTTGGCGCTGCCCCAACGTCCAAAAACAGCATCTCTTTGCAAAGCCTGCATTACTTGACAGAATTTGATAAGAGTCCACTGTGAAACAAGCCACTCAAATCCTTATAGCTAATTATATTGTTCAGGGTCTTGGTAAAAAATAAACCCAAACCACAGTTTCTTTAACCTCCATAGACCTGATGTGTccacatacgtggacatcaaattttttgttgtttgcaccataaacCTTGCTTCTGTTTAACTGGAACTTGTTGTACACAAATGTGGACAATTACTCTGCTTtgtgttcaaagaaaaatatgtggttattatattaattgcttctttctaaccccaaatagctggaagaattctgaaaaaaagaataatcaaatctcaggtcttaggaggttaaagggcacctattgtttacattttcacaaGATGTAATacaagtctcaggtgtgcccagaatatctctgaagttttagctcaaaataccccacgatcatttattatagcatctGCAAATTGTCCCTATTTGGATGTGAGCACAAAATGGATCTGATTTCTCTGAAAACAGTCTGATACATGAAATTGGGTGGGGccttatcagtgtgacatcacattgataatAGAATCAAAACAGCGTGTCTAATGAGACTGGTTTGGTTTAATGAGGATTAAAAAGGAAGAGTGggtggatgtttttttttattgtagggttATGAACATACATTTATGTTCAACCACTTTgtaaagtggattttgcataaagtTGCTTTTGTTATATTGCTCTCATTTACCTTCAGACGGCAGGTAACGATCCATACTGCTTCGTGGAGTTCTTTGAGCATAGGCACGCAGCGGCCTCCCTCGCAGCCATGAATGGGCGTAAAATAATGGGTAAGGTAAGCTATCGTATCTACAGGGTGAGTTGGGCTGGGATGGGATGGGAGGGAGGAAATGTTAACACATTTTATGGAATTTGCATTGCTTAAACATGTGTTATTCTGAGGTTAATATCAGCTTGTATCCTTTATGTGCAATATGAACTGAGAGGGAGATTTGACAGAGTTAcatactccactttcataaaaataaaatcccaATAATTTACTCAGCCTCATCTCATCCAAGTTGtttgtctttatttgtttagtttgttttttgagagaaacattccagaatttttctcattttaataagctttattggaccccaacagtttactgtttcagtgcagtttaaaattgcatttcaACGCAGCTCTAAACGATCGCAAGCGATGCATAGGGGTCTTAaatagcgaaacgattgtaatttttttttttgcacttttaaaccacaacttctcaacttgcactagccttgtgatgcgccagcgcgaccttacataTTACGTAATCGTCTGGAAAGTTCAAGCGTTACagatgtgaaacgcacactgaCCATTTAAAACAATGACACAAAGACGTTAATTTGTCCATTAATTAGTTAACTAATCCTCTTtgtccacacttgtaaacacttgaGCTGTAGTTTCACATACATTGCGCACACGGCTAGTGCAGGACGAGAAATTGTAGTTtagaagtgcatatttttattttttcttgccgaaaatgacaatcgttttgctatataagacccttatgcctcggatgatgtgggggtgagtaaattatcgtgatttttttaaagaaaagttgagtaatcctttaacactgttttatttattgtctcTATGCTCAGTCCATATGCATATCATGGTTGTTGTTTTGTGACCTTATCTACCAAAAATCCATCAGTTTTTGTGGAGAGATGAAGTGCTTCTTTGGTGTGAATGTAAAATAGGCAGAAAACGCTTTAGTAAAGTAACCAAACTAAGTGGTGTTTTATGGTACGTAGGAAACTGAGACTTTTCTGAGACAAGTATGAAAGATTTGGTgcatttaatgatttttttctgcATCATGTTTTTTCCATAAATGTTCGACATTACCCCCATAGATATCTAGAATATTTAAGTCCTTTTTAAAGTATAGAGGCATTTTCTTTAGCTTCTTATGCCCATTCAGTTTCAAATATTTTATCCTCAACAGGTAATGAAGGACCATTTGAGGAGTAATACAAGTTGGTAAATTCACTTGTTTTGTAAGTCCCTTGTTATTTGGACCTTTTTTCTACCAAGATTTTTTGGCTATTCACATAAGTTAGTAGGACAGTAAAGTGTGAATTCTAAGTATGGTCAGGTCTCCCTCGTCTCAACTGTTCAATCAGACAGCCATTGTGTGTAAGGAGTGAACTATTGACAGTATAGTGGAAATCAGCAGCATGAGTGGATCTGTATCATTTATAACCTTTGCCCCAATGTTTCTGTCTGACCTAGGAGGTAAAGGTCAACTGGGCTACCTCACCAAGCAGCCAGAAGAAAGACACAAGCAGTAAGTTGCTTACCATCtttatttcgtttttatgtATGAAATTAAAGTGGGAGGCTTAATCATACCTATTAGTGGGTTATCAAGtaaatttccgtggcatagtcacggaattttgtgctcatttttccgtggcattctcacggatctccgcatttttccgtggccctgctacggactgtctttttccgtggcattctcacggattggttactcgactgttttgtcctattttcttaccagttttgcttcggtttagggttagatttatctgaaatgacatccctacccaaacccaactctaaccccaacgccaggcaacaattgtttaaagtttagaaaatatataagaataaatcagaaaaaaatagtataaaccaatggTTAAAGtcacatactaacgcaaacaccaaatctaaccctaaaccgaagcgaaaatacattttagaacagtttttcttataaattttctttggggggcgcgaaggaatgcaccgtacacaaggggggccgtacgcggaaaaagtttgagaaccactggtctaaccAATATATTGGTCTGTCATTCATGTATGACCCTTAATATAAGCAATACTTAATTTGGTTGTTGTTCTCTAGTTAGTGTAAGTTGGTAATTTAAGTGAGTCTTTGGTATCTTTAGATCACTTCCATGTCTTTGTTGGAGACCTCAGTCCAGAAATCACCACTGATGACATCAGAGCTGCCTTTGCACCCTTTGGGAGGATATCGTAAgtgaacaaaatgtttttttatttaacctcATTGAGCAATGCATCATCTATTTCCATGCAGTTTGAGTCATAtgggttcattatgtaaggtctttataaacctctgataatatagttatgtatattatattgcacgTCTGTTAGTTGATTCTCCTAATATGCACgcattgcacctttaaacatcTTAAAATAGGTTTAAGAGACCTTTTCTTGCATTGTCTGTAGGACTAAAATTGATTCACATGCATCACAAATACATTTGACACTGTAATGCACCTTGCTGTTCTTAACACCTAAATTATTTGCTCTTTTTTTTCGAAAGGGACGCTCGTGTTGTGAAAGACATGGCAACAGGAAAGTCTAAAGGCTATGGATTTGTTTCATTCTTCAACAAATGGGTGAGTCCTAATCCCAATATCAGGAACTTCAGGTTTTTATCTAAGAGGCAGGGTGCGTTCGATTTTATGCTTTACTTTTAAATTTCTAAATCCTCTGTTAAAGTCGTGCTGATGTTCTTGTTGCAGGATGCAGAAAATGCTATTCAACAGATGGGAAACCAGTGGTTGGGTGGCAGGCAGATCAGGACTAACTGGGCCACAAGAAAACCCCCAGCACCAAAAGCCACCTATGAAAGTtagtttttttcatgcaaagttgaataaatgcatttatttattgtttttagcTGTAGCAAACTGTATAGTGTTTCTAGCTGCATCATATTTCCGCTCAACCTTTTACAGTGAGGACTTGAATATTGTTGATTTCTAGTAGTAGCTGAGGCAGTCTCGAATCTCATTGTATTCAAATATGTTGTGTCATAATGTGTTATGCCAGGTTTACAttaatcacacaaaaaagacaATGGCACAGGTTCTTATGTACAAACCCCATGCGACAACCCCATCCATCATATATTTTTCATTGCATGAGAAAATATAGAAGACATTTTTGCAGAacagcattttttgtgtttcaGCGAAGATGGTTTGAGTAAATGGTGACACAATTTTAACtaatgaaattttttttgtgaatgtTATAGCACCAAACACAAAGCACTTGTCGTTTGATGAGGTCGTGAACCAGTCCAGTCCCAGCAACTGCACTGTCTACTGTGGTGGGGTCAGTACAGGCCTCACAGGTGAGAAGGGTttttttttgtctcaaaattagggatgggacgataaATGCCGATACACACCAATAATAACACCTGTCCGATAAAGATTATGAATTACACAACCGATATTATGCAAAGCgttttcatgtattttagggctgcaacaacgaatcaattaaaggcggagtgcacaatgtttgaaagccaatgttgatatttgaaatcacctaaacaaacacgcccctaccccaatagaatctggaccttcttttaaaagacccgccccacacatacgcaacccaggcaaggatgtcggttagtagacacgccccttgctgctgattggctacaagtgtgttttggttgtcggcccatctccttttccaaagcgtttttcaaacattgtgcactccgcctttaagtggataaaaagtGTTGGCAACGAATTTCATAATCGATTCGTTGTGTCACGcgacaatattttattattattactttaacAGCTCAGGGATGTTCAAGGAACGACATGTTTGTGCACTTTCTGAAGATTTCAGTTCTGGTTTTGAATAAGGGGTTGGAAATGAATGCCTTTTATTTTCCAATTCattgattaatcgaaaaataatcgacagattaatcgattattaacctagtcgttagttgcagccctaacaggttttgatcagtaggaagtccttgtCAATCTAACATCTAAAATAGTTTGAgacgtttataacatgcatttaaaaaaagcacgAAAAGGTTTGATGAAAAGCAATGCCCTGTCCCAagtggcgcacttcatgtggactatCGATCACATTGCCTTAAATTGcacatgctcgcttagtctacaagtccgtagggtgtcccatctgtcatttttacgccccgaagtgtgctcatcagtgccCCCTTTTCACCCTTAATGCGGTCTTCGGTGAAGCCCACACTGCTGCAGGCTCCCCGCACTTTACctacccagaagtccttgcgaaagagccaTCCGACGACAGATGAGAGGAGTTCGCACTGAAGGGCAGCTTCTCTTTCTATTTCTGGTGTGACTATCGAGTCTGTGCATGTGTTAATGGTTCTTCTTCATCAACCTATATTGAGTTTCTGtatgagagcgccctctggcttttggatgtagtgacattttatgaaaagcATAGCAAGTATCATTGGCCGATTTATCAGCCCATACCTACTCAAGATATTAATGAGATTTAAATTTAAGCAAATTGTAATGAAGAAACTAACTCCTCGTTTTTCTGCCACAGAACAACTCATGAGACAGACCTTCTCTCCCTTTGGCCAAATCATGGAAGTTCGAGTTTTCCCAGACAAAGGCTACTCATTTGTAAGGTATGATCATATCAAAGTCATTACAATATCAAGTTAAGACATGAAGGTGGTTACAGCGTGTAATGGTGAAGGCCGATTGAGAAACTCTTCACCTCCGCAGGTTTGGCACTCATGAAAACGCGGCTCATGCGATCGTATCTGTTAACGGCACATCCGTAGAGGGTCACATGGTGAAATGTTACTGGGGTAAAGAGACCACGGAAATGGTGACCCCCATGCAACAGGTTCAGGTACCCCAGGTGAGCAATATAACATTTTTCGTCCTGTGAAATATACACTCGTTCAAATACTATTACAAtagaatttttttgtgatttttctgtCAATTTTTTACATGATGTGGTTTGAATTTTAAAGCAGAACAAAGTTGGCTTCGCTGCACAGCCGTATGGTCAGTGGGGACAGTGGTACGGCAATGCTCAACAAATTAGCCAGTATGTCCCTAATGGCTGGCAGGTACCTACTTATGGCGTGTATGGACAAGCCTGGAACCAACAGGGCTTCAAGTAAGTTACCTTGCATGCTTCAGTCTCTACTCGAGTCTTGTCCATTTTTAAGCACATGCCTGAAAATTAGATGCTAAAAGTTAAATGGGTTACAGTTCTTTAACTCATTGGCGTATAGACAGCTATTGACTAGGGAACAAAGACTATCATACAATTCAAGTCTATGAACACAGTGGTGCTTTGCTCAGTCCCAAACAGTGATAAACAGAATTTTGGTTACCATTAGTACTTAATATGAATCTACTAAAGGGAATATTTCATCCAAAAGTAAGAAGTTCTCATTATTTACTCTCCTCGTCATTTAAACCCCCAATGGTTTTCTTTGGAACCAATATAGGGAGTGGCTTGTGATGGCTTTTTCCACGCTGCTAAAAATTTCTATAGAAATGagagtattactggcagctgtttggTAGTAACTTACT
The sequence above is drawn from the Misgurnus anguillicaudatus chromosome 22, ASM2758022v2, whole genome shotgun sequence genome and encodes:
- the tia1 gene encoding cytotoxic granule associated RNA binding protein TIA1 isoform X2, with the protein product MMDDEQPKTLYVGNLSRDVTEALIVQLFGQIGPCKSCKMIVDTAGNDPYCFVEFFEHRHAAASLAAMNGRKIMGKEVKVNWATSPSSQKKDTSNHFHVFVGDLSPEITTDDIRAAFAPFGRISDARVVKDMATGKSKGYGFVSFFNKWDAENAIQQMGNQWLGGRQIRTNWATRKPPAPKATYETPNTKHLSFDEVVNQSSPSNCTVYCGGVSTGLTEQLMRQTFSPFGQIMEVRVFPDKGYSFVRFGTHENAAHAIVSVNGTSVEGHMVKCYWGKETTEMVTPMQQVQVPQNKVGFAAQPYGQWGQWYGNAQQISQYVPNGWQVPTYGVYGQAWNQQGFNHLQAGAGWTGVSAVSNGGVVEQAQGVNGAVLANQSSMGTAGYHTH
- the tia1 gene encoding cytotoxic granule associated RNA binding protein TIA1 isoform X1; its protein translation is MMDDEQPKTLYVGNLSRDVTEALIVQLFGQIGPCKSCKMIVDTAGNDPYCFVEFFEHRHAAASLAAMNGRKIMGKEVKVNWATSPSSQKKDTSNHFHVFVGDLSPEITTDDIRAAFAPFGRISDARVVKDMATGKSKGYGFVSFFNKWDAENAIQQMGNQWLGGRQIRTNWATRKPPAPKATYETPNTKHLSFDEVVNQSSPSNCTVYCGGVSTGLTEQLMRQTFSPFGQIMEVRVFPDKGYSFVRFGTHENAAHAIVSVNGTSVEGHMVKCYWGKETTEMVTPMQQVQVPQQNKVGFAAQPYGQWGQWYGNAQQISQYVPNGWQVPTYGVYGQAWNQQGFNHLQAGAGWTGVSAVSNGGVVEQAQGVNGAVLANQSSMGTAGYHTH